One stretch of Amycolatopsis sp. NBC_00345 DNA includes these proteins:
- a CDS encoding NAD(P)H-binding protein, with amino-acid sequence MTSETTTLVLGGTGKTGRRVTRLLAERGAEVRPVSRGSEPRFDWADEKTWEPVLDGAGAVYVTFYPDLVVPWAAPTVRAFCARAVARGVRRIVLLSGRGEEAAAVSEQVVRESGAEWTVLRASWFFQNFSEDFLLGPVLDGEIALPAGSVTEPFVDAGDVAEVAVAALTTDALVGRTVELTSRRLLTFADVAAEISSVTGRDVRYRPVSAGEFVRLVTASGVPADEAAMLAGLFARVLDGRNSSVTDDVARVLGRPARDFADYARAEAEAWAR; translated from the coding sequence ATGACTTCCGAGACGACAACCCTGGTCCTGGGCGGCACGGGGAAAACGGGTCGGCGCGTGACGCGGCTGCTGGCCGAGCGCGGCGCCGAGGTGCGGCCGGTCTCGCGCGGCAGCGAGCCGCGGTTCGACTGGGCGGACGAGAAGACGTGGGAGCCGGTGCTCGATGGCGCCGGCGCGGTGTACGTGACGTTCTATCCCGATCTGGTGGTGCCGTGGGCGGCGCCGACGGTCCGGGCCTTCTGCGCGCGGGCGGTGGCTCGCGGGGTGCGGCGGATCGTGCTGCTGTCCGGCCGCGGTGAGGAGGCCGCGGCGGTCAGCGAGCAGGTGGTGCGCGAGTCGGGTGCCGAGTGGACGGTGCTGCGCGCGAGCTGGTTCTTCCAGAACTTCAGTGAGGACTTCCTGCTCGGCCCGGTGCTCGACGGCGAGATCGCGCTGCCGGCGGGCTCGGTGACTGAGCCGTTCGTGGATGCCGGCGACGTGGCCGAGGTCGCCGTCGCGGCGCTCACGACGGACGCGCTGGTGGGCCGGACCGTGGAGCTGACCAGTCGCCGGCTGCTGACCTTCGCCGACGTCGCCGCCGAAATCTCCTCGGTCACGGGGCGGGATGTCCGCTACCGTCCGGTTTCTGCCGGGGAGTTCGTCCGGCTGGTGACGGCGTCGGGGGTGCCGGCGGACGAGGCCGCGATGCTCGCCGGGCTGTTCGCGCGGGTGCTGGACGGGCGGAACTCGTCCGTCACGGATGACGTCGCGCGAGTGCTGGGGCGGCCGGCGCGGGACTTCGCGGATTACGCGCGGGCCGAGGCGGAGGCCTGGGCGCGATGA
- a CDS encoding TetR/AcrR family transcriptional regulator yields MAKLPPRERILDAAEELFQNEGIRQVGVQAIAEKAETTKTAIYRHFETKDALVAEWLRIVAADYQAAFDRVEAEYPGRPREQILGVTRFIAEGLPAISHRGCPFINSIAELPDRSHPARQVIEKHKARQARRLAGLCAEAGLPDPEQTAAEITFVLEGAQVSAQNGSIDQTGDRLMRIVAGILDRHRSPAGVVPVPDQAR; encoded by the coding sequence GTGGCGAAACTGCCGCCACGTGAGCGCATCCTCGACGCGGCGGAGGAACTCTTCCAGAACGAGGGGATCCGGCAGGTGGGCGTCCAGGCGATCGCCGAGAAGGCCGAGACCACCAAGACGGCGATCTACCGGCACTTCGAAACCAAGGACGCACTGGTCGCGGAGTGGCTGCGGATCGTCGCCGCCGACTACCAGGCGGCGTTCGACCGGGTCGAAGCCGAATACCCGGGCCGGCCCAGGGAACAGATCCTGGGCGTGACCCGCTTCATCGCCGAGGGATTGCCGGCGATCTCCCACCGGGGCTGCCCGTTCATCAACTCCATCGCCGAGCTGCCCGACCGCTCCCATCCCGCACGGCAAGTGATCGAGAAGCACAAGGCCCGCCAGGCCCGCAGGCTGGCCGGCCTGTGCGCCGAGGCTGGTCTGCCCGATCCCGAGCAGACCGCGGCCGAGATCACCTTCGTACTGGAAGGCGCGCAAGTCAGCGCGCAGAACGGAAGCATCGATCAGACGGGGGACCGGCTGATGAGGATCGTCGCGGGGATTCTGGACCGGCACCGCTCCCCTGCCGGTGTCGTGCCGGTCCCGGATCAGGCCCGGTAA
- a CDS encoding TetR/AcrR family transcriptional regulator → MSELVWERPEPPARPAPSPLSRERIVAAACELADADGLEAVSLRKVAAALGAGPMRLYGYLDTKEELLDLMADAMYGELDRPDPDDDWRTALRGIAQSLRHLAHRHEWFADLIGGRPNLGPNALAYMEASLAALGDFGRLEAAMQAMHTVNSYVIGAVRDEVTGRRVERASGQDEGQWLQASGPYLDRVFATGRYPTLERVVRETTHPDRDTEFETGLEQVLNGVAP, encoded by the coding sequence ATGAGCGAGCTCGTGTGGGAGCGGCCCGAGCCGCCGGCCCGCCCCGCGCCCAGTCCGCTGAGCCGCGAGCGGATCGTCGCCGCGGCCTGCGAACTGGCCGACGCGGACGGCCTCGAGGCGGTGTCGCTGCGCAAGGTCGCGGCCGCCCTCGGCGCCGGCCCCATGCGGCTCTACGGCTACCTCGACACCAAGGAGGAGCTGCTCGACCTCATGGCCGACGCGATGTACGGCGAACTGGACCGGCCCGACCCGGACGACGACTGGCGGACCGCGTTGCGTGGCATCGCCCAGTCCCTCCGCCACCTCGCCCACCGGCACGAATGGTTCGCCGACCTGATCGGCGGCCGCCCCAATCTCGGCCCGAACGCGCTGGCCTACATGGAGGCGTCACTCGCCGCGCTGGGCGATTTCGGCCGCCTCGAGGCCGCGATGCAGGCCATGCACACGGTGAACTCCTACGTCATCGGCGCGGTCCGCGACGAGGTCACCGGCCGTCGCGTCGAACGCGCCTCCGGCCAGGACGAGGGCCAGTGGCTGCAGGCGTCCGGGCCCTACCTGGACCGGGTGTTCGCCACCGGCCGCTACCCCACCCTGGAACGCGTCGTCCGCGAGACCACCCACCCCGACCGGGACACCGAGTTCGAGACCGGCCTGGAACAGGTGCTCAACGGTGTCGCGCCGTGA
- a CDS encoding alpha/beta hydrolase family protein, with amino-acid sequence MNNLISDAVNIPVADPDPSLAVTTVTLPSPDRGLPLELRVTAPAGGQNLPVVLLSHGGGASLYLASKDGYDPIVQFYAARGFAVLQPTHLSSKIGGFGLDPEKPGHPMFWRARVADMKLILDRLAEIEQQVPGLTGRLDHGTVLAVGHSGGAQTIAVLLGARLKDADGNTSDEDLTEPRIKAGLLLAPTGNGDGLTDAVRAAYPELDLDFSPMTTRALVAYGDADVNPALTVRGAEWHADPYHQSPGADYLLTLFGAKHFLGGITGYDLKETDDESPELLAITQRLTWAYLRSAADTSDPAWAEARAAFEKHTASYGRIDAKA; translated from the coding sequence ATGAACAACCTGATCAGCGACGCCGTGAACATCCCCGTCGCCGACCCGGACCCCAGTCTCGCCGTCACCACGGTCACCCTGCCGTCCCCGGACCGGGGCCTGCCGCTCGAACTGCGGGTCACTGCACCCGCAGGCGGCCAAAACCTGCCGGTCGTCCTGCTGTCCCACGGGGGCGGCGCCTCCCTCTACCTGGCGTCCAAGGACGGTTACGACCCGATCGTGCAGTTCTACGCGGCGCGCGGCTTCGCGGTGCTGCAGCCGACTCACCTCAGCTCGAAGATCGGGGGTTTCGGCCTCGACCCCGAGAAGCCGGGCCACCCGATGTTCTGGCGCGCCCGCGTCGCCGACATGAAGCTCATCCTCGACCGCCTCGCCGAGATCGAGCAGCAGGTTCCCGGCCTCACCGGGCGTCTCGACCACGGCACTGTCCTGGCTGTGGGCCACTCCGGCGGCGCGCAAACCATCGCCGTGCTGCTCGGCGCGCGGCTGAAGGACGCCGACGGGAACACCAGCGACGAGGACCTCACCGAGCCGCGCATCAAGGCCGGCCTGCTGCTGGCCCCGACCGGCAACGGCGACGGCCTCACCGACGCCGTCCGAGCGGCCTACCCGGAACTCGACCTCGACTTCTCCCCCATGACGACCCGGGCCCTGGTCGCGTACGGCGACGCCGACGTCAACCCGGCCCTGACCGTGCGCGGAGCCGAGTGGCACGCCGACCCCTACCACCAGAGCCCCGGCGCTGATTACCTGCTGACTTTGTTCGGTGCCAAGCACTTCCTCGGCGGGATCACGGGCTACGACCTGAAGGAGACGGACGACGAAAGCCCCGAACTGCTCGCGATCACCCAGCGCCTGACGTGGGCCTACCTGCGCTCGGCGGCCGACACCTCCGACCCAGCCTGGGCTGAGGCGCGCGCAGCGTTCGAGAAGCACACCGCCTCGTACGGCCGCATCGACGCCAAGGCCTGA
- a CDS encoding AraC family transcriptional regulator: MDPLAALLDGPRAHGAFLLRSVLRPPWSLRIEDRAPLTLVAVVTGGAWIVPDHGAPVRLVAGDIAIARGPEPYLFADDPATPPQAVILPGQECRTPDGEHLTDLADAGVRTWGSAGGGETVLLTGTYPTVGEVSRRLLAALPQILVVRADDWDSPLVPLLAEEIGRDDPGQEAVLDRLLDLLLIAALRTWFARPDSAAPAWYRAHEDAVVGQALRLLQDQPDRPWTVAGLAAGTGVSRAALARRFTGTVGEPPMAYLAAWRLALAADLLRQQPDATIGAIARQVGYGSSFALSTAFKREYGRSPQQYRTRVPA, from the coding sequence ATGGACCCGCTCGCCGCCCTGCTCGACGGCCCCCGCGCGCACGGGGCGTTCCTGCTCCGCTCGGTGCTGCGCCCGCCGTGGTCGCTGCGCATCGAGGACCGCGCCCCGCTCACGCTCGTGGCCGTGGTGACCGGCGGCGCGTGGATCGTGCCCGACCACGGCGCCCCGGTCCGGCTGGTCGCGGGCGACATCGCGATCGCCCGCGGCCCGGAGCCGTACCTGTTCGCCGACGACCCGGCCACCCCGCCCCAGGCCGTGATCCTGCCCGGGCAGGAATGCCGGACTCCCGACGGTGAGCACCTCACCGACCTCGCCGACGCGGGCGTCCGGACCTGGGGCAGCGCGGGCGGCGGCGAGACCGTGCTGCTCACCGGCACCTACCCGACCGTCGGCGAGGTGTCCCGCCGGCTGCTCGCCGCGCTGCCCCAGATCCTGGTGGTGCGCGCGGACGACTGGGACAGCCCGCTCGTGCCCCTGCTCGCCGAGGAGATCGGCCGCGACGACCCCGGTCAGGAAGCCGTCCTCGACCGGCTGCTGGACCTGCTGCTCATCGCCGCGCTGCGCACCTGGTTCGCCCGCCCGGATTCCGCCGCGCCGGCCTGGTACCGGGCGCACGAGGACGCGGTCGTCGGCCAGGCGCTGCGGCTGCTGCAGGACCAGCCCGACCGGCCGTGGACCGTGGCCGGCCTCGCCGCCGGCACCGGCGTCTCCCGCGCCGCGCTGGCCCGCCGCTTCACCGGCACCGTCGGCGAGCCCCCGATGGCCTACCTCGCCGCGTGGCGACTGGCGCTGGCCGCGGACCTGCTGCGCCAGCAGCCCGACGCCACCATCGGCGCGATCGCCCGCCAGGTCGGCTACGGCAGCTCGTTCGCGCTCAGCACCGCCTTCAAACGCGAGTACGGCCGCAGCCCCCAGCAGTACCGCACCCGCGTCCCCGCCTGA
- a CDS encoding GyrI-like domain-containing protein, which produces MPSFVDRPAQRYAGFRDTVTAEGLREVAHRISAIVGALAARGVTPAGAPFFRYLVIAPGMTSLTVEACVPVEEPVDLGDEYFTGVVPGGKYAMSTHHGAPDGLYAATAAVLEWGEREGVHWDRAETTDGEHWAGRLEVYRTDPRIEPDATNWETDLYFRLAG; this is translated from the coding sequence ATGCCGTCCTTTGTGGACCGTCCGGCCCAGCGCTACGCCGGGTTCCGCGACACCGTCACCGCCGAAGGCCTGCGCGAAGTCGCCCACCGCATCAGTGCCATCGTGGGCGCGCTCGCCGCCCGGGGCGTCACGCCCGCCGGCGCGCCGTTCTTCCGCTACCTCGTGATCGCGCCCGGCATGACGAGCCTGACCGTGGAGGCCTGCGTCCCGGTCGAGGAGCCCGTGGACCTCGGCGACGAGTACTTCACCGGCGTCGTGCCCGGCGGGAAGTACGCCATGAGCACCCACCACGGCGCACCGGACGGGCTCTACGCCGCGACCGCCGCCGTCCTGGAGTGGGGCGAACGCGAAGGCGTGCACTGGGACCGCGCCGAGACCACCGACGGCGAGCACTGGGCCGGCCGCCTCGAGGTCTACCGCACCGACCCACGCATCGAGCCCGACGCGACGAACTGGGAGACCGACCTGTACTTCCGCCTCGCCGGCTGA
- a CDS encoding alpha/beta fold hydrolase, whose translation MISKTLRVPGTELHYDIEGPDTGGGPVLLLVPGGPADATAFTGLRPLLTGRYTVVTFDPRGISRSTVTGEPGPDLVGDHADDVHRLLTEIGGEPAYVFANSGGAITMLEHLKRYPGEVRTLVAHEPPVSRYLGEMLTDGPDIPAIYREHGTEAAFAAFMAGTGFEVPPPPADPTPAEIEQGKRMQANLGFFFGHLMEAIGRWEPDLDALRASATRLVIGVGAAAEGTPAHVAGVELARELGQKAVPFPGDHGGFAGEPGPFAEKLIAVLDQH comes from the coding sequence ATGATCAGCAAGACACTGCGTGTGCCCGGCACCGAACTTCACTACGACATCGAAGGGCCGGATACCGGCGGCGGCCCGGTCTTGCTCCTGGTACCCGGCGGCCCGGCCGACGCCACCGCGTTCACCGGCCTGCGCCCCCTGCTGACCGGCCGCTACACCGTGGTCACGTTCGACCCGCGCGGCATCTCCCGCAGCACCGTCACCGGCGAGCCGGGACCCGATCTGGTGGGCGACCACGCCGACGACGTGCACCGCCTGCTCACCGAGATCGGCGGCGAACCCGCGTACGTGTTCGCCAACAGCGGCGGCGCCATCACGATGCTCGAGCACCTCAAGCGTTACCCCGGTGAGGTCCGCACCCTGGTCGCCCACGAGCCTCCGGTCAGCCGCTACCTCGGCGAGATGCTCACCGACGGCCCGGATATCCCCGCGATCTACCGCGAGCACGGCACCGAAGCCGCGTTCGCCGCGTTCATGGCCGGCACCGGCTTCGAGGTCCCGCCCCCGCCTGCCGACCCCACCCCCGCGGAAATCGAGCAGGGCAAACGGATGCAGGCCAACCTCGGCTTCTTCTTCGGCCACCTGATGGAGGCGATCGGCCGCTGGGAGCCCGACCTCGACGCCCTGCGCGCCTCCGCCACCCGTCTGGTGATCGGAGTCGGTGCCGCCGCCGAAGGCACCCCTGCCCACGTCGCCGGCGTCGAGCTTGCCCGCGAGCTCGGGCAGAAGGCCGTCCCGTTCCCCGGCGACCACGGCGGCTTCGCCGGCGAGCCGGGTCCGTTCGCGGAGAAGCTCATCGCCGTCCTCGACCAGCACTAG
- a CDS encoding TetR/AcrR family transcriptional regulator encodes MATHSHGTAARPVRRDVQRNLDALLTAAAEVFVSDGVDAPVRRITAKAGVGIGTLYRHFPERSDLIVAVFRREVDACTAAAPALAATCEPVEALVRWLERLAEFVATKRGLKAALHSGDPAYESLPAYFKEQFLPVIEELTGAAVASGDIRLTITPYDLLRTMAGVVDPEDDAYTKRMITLVVDGLRYRA; translated from the coding sequence ATGGCCACTCATTCGCACGGGACAGCGGCCCGCCCCGTGCGACGGGATGTGCAGCGCAATCTCGATGCACTGCTTACGGCCGCCGCCGAAGTGTTCGTGTCGGACGGCGTGGACGCGCCCGTGCGGCGGATCACCGCCAAGGCGGGGGTGGGCATCGGCACGCTGTACCGGCACTTCCCGGAGCGTTCGGACCTCATCGTCGCGGTCTTCCGCCGGGAGGTGGACGCCTGCACCGCGGCCGCCCCGGCCCTGGCGGCCACCTGCGAACCCGTCGAGGCCCTCGTCCGCTGGCTTGAGCGCCTGGCGGAGTTCGTCGCCACGAAGCGCGGGCTCAAAGCCGCCCTGCACTCCGGCGATCCTGCCTACGAAAGCCTGCCCGCCTACTTCAAGGAGCAGTTCCTGCCCGTCATCGAGGAGCTGACCGGTGCCGCCGTCGCCTCGGGGGACATCCGTCTCACGATCACGCCGTACGACCTGTTGCGCACCATGGCCGGCGTCGTCGACCCGGAGGACGACGCCTACACGAAACGCATGATCACCCTGGTCGTCGACGGCCTGCGTTACCGGGCCTGA
- a CDS encoding amidase, with product MRVTEYVSFDAVGLAELVAKGEVAPAELEAAAREAAQAVNPQVNAIVETWPADDEPRPGSTPLAGVPFLIKDIGAAMAGRRMELGSRLAAGNVAGADSSLMRRFRRAGLVTFGRTATPEMAYSITTEPALYGAARNPWDLERSAGGSSGGAGAAVAAGVVPIAHATDAAGSLRIPAAYNGLFGLKPTRGRVSMGPGVDEVFGGLAVHGNVSRTVRDSAALLDQIRGPEPGDPYFAQQPSRPYAEEVTRHPGSLRIGVLTQSWGGRRTTAPVADALSRTVRLLESLGHRVEEAEVGLGAGWEEFVLANARLFTVNLTASVDELAAAFGRPIDSATLEPVTLASYHYGQRVSGAEFVAALAIRNRAARSLARYFDAHDILLTPTSPELPLPLGTYAEGAEALDGLGWIDRLNDRSPFTTAFNVAGTPAMSVPVTADVETGLPIGMQFAAGYGLEGRLFRLAGQLEQACPWSGRTPTVWAGNSTDR from the coding sequence GTGAGAGTTACCGAGTACGTGAGCTTCGACGCGGTCGGGCTCGCGGAGCTGGTGGCCAAAGGCGAGGTGGCCCCGGCCGAACTGGAAGCCGCCGCGCGCGAGGCTGCGCAGGCGGTCAATCCTCAGGTCAACGCCATCGTGGAGACCTGGCCGGCCGACGACGAGCCCCGTCCCGGCAGCACACCGCTGGCCGGGGTCCCGTTCCTGATCAAGGACATCGGGGCCGCCATGGCCGGGAGGCGCATGGAGCTGGGCAGCCGGCTCGCGGCCGGCAACGTCGCCGGCGCTGACTCCTCCCTGATGCGGCGCTTCCGTCGCGCCGGCCTCGTGACGTTCGGGCGTACCGCGACACCGGAGATGGCTTACAGCATCACGACGGAACCAGCGCTGTACGGCGCGGCCCGCAATCCGTGGGACCTGGAGCGGAGCGCGGGCGGATCCAGCGGGGGCGCGGGCGCCGCTGTCGCGGCCGGGGTGGTCCCGATCGCGCACGCCACCGACGCCGCCGGTTCGCTCCGCATCCCCGCCGCCTACAACGGCCTCTTCGGGTTGAAGCCCACCCGTGGCCGGGTCTCCATGGGCCCCGGCGTCGACGAGGTCTTCGGCGGCCTGGCCGTGCACGGCAACGTCAGCCGCACGGTGCGCGACAGTGCGGCGCTGCTCGACCAGATCCGCGGCCCGGAACCGGGTGATCCCTACTTCGCGCAGCAGCCGTCCCGGCCGTATGCGGAGGAAGTCACCCGCCACCCGGGCTCGCTGCGGATCGGCGTCCTCACCCAGTCCTGGGGCGGACGCCGCACCACCGCACCGGTGGCCGACGCGCTCTCTCGCACCGTGCGCCTGCTCGAATCCCTCGGCCATCGGGTGGAGGAGGCCGAGGTCGGCCTCGGGGCCGGCTGGGAGGAGTTCGTCCTGGCCAACGCCCGCCTGTTCACGGTGAATCTCACGGCTTCGGTCGACGAGCTGGCTGCCGCGTTCGGCCGGCCCATCGACTCCGCGACCCTCGAGCCGGTGACCCTGGCCAGCTACCACTACGGGCAGCGGGTCAGTGGCGCCGAGTTCGTCGCCGCTCTCGCGATCCGGAACCGGGCCGCCCGGAGCCTGGCCCGGTACTTCGACGCTCACGACATCCTGCTCACCCCGACCTCGCCGGAGCTTCCCCTGCCCTTGGGCACCTACGCCGAGGGCGCGGAGGCGCTGGACGGCCTTGGCTGGATCGACCGCCTCAACGACCGCTCGCCGTTCACCACGGCGTTCAACGTCGCGGGCACACCCGCCATGTCCGTGCCGGTGACGGCCGACGTCGAGACGGGGCTCCCGATCGGTATGCAGTTCGCTGCCGGTTACGGGCTCGAAGGCCGTCTCTTCCGCCTCGCCGGACAACTCGAACAGGCCTGCCCGTGGTCGGGCCGGACCCCCACGGTGTGGGCCGGGAACTCCACGGATCGCTGA
- a CDS encoding FAD-dependent oxidoreductase: protein MTHIAIAGAGLGGLTLARVLHVHGIESVVYERDASPTARVQGGSLDLTVEAGQRALHEAGLTGEFRAIARPEGQDLMVYDHTGALMLRKDTPDDAPPFDRPEADRPVLRKLLLDSLPAGTVHWGQAVVEAVPLPGGRHRLRLSDGTTAECDLLVGADGASSRIRPLVTPEEPVHSGANAVSLFIRDIDRDHPVLAERVGRGSLMAIGTNRTLSTQRSGDGSVRVNLTVRGDEDWFTTSGIPFDDPAAAREELKQLYTGWAPEFVELVDATTGPLAQVRVAALPVGLSWENVPGVTLLGDAAHLMSPFAGLGANLAMIDGAELALAIAAGTPIAGFEAKMQARAAEAAAESAANLEVFLSPRGAEGVAELMSR from the coding sequence ATGACCCACATCGCCATCGCCGGAGCCGGGCTCGGCGGCCTCACGCTCGCCCGCGTCCTGCACGTCCACGGCATCGAGTCCGTGGTCTACGAACGCGACGCCTCGCCCACCGCCCGGGTCCAGGGCGGCAGCCTCGACCTCACCGTCGAGGCCGGCCAGCGCGCCCTGCACGAGGCCGGCCTGACCGGCGAATTCCGCGCCATCGCCCGGCCGGAGGGCCAGGACCTGATGGTGTACGACCACACCGGCGCCCTGATGCTGCGCAAGGACACCCCGGACGACGCCCCGCCGTTCGACCGTCCCGAGGCCGACCGGCCGGTCCTGCGCAAGCTGCTGCTCGACTCGCTGCCGGCCGGCACCGTCCACTGGGGACAGGCCGTGGTGGAGGCGGTGCCGCTGCCCGGCGGCCGGCACCGGCTGCGGCTGTCCGACGGCACGACCGCCGAATGCGACCTGCTCGTGGGCGCGGACGGCGCGTCGTCCCGGATCCGCCCGCTGGTCACGCCCGAGGAGCCGGTGCACTCCGGCGCGAACGCCGTCTCGCTGTTCATCCGCGACATCGACCGCGACCACCCCGTGCTGGCGGAGCGGGTCGGGCGCGGCAGCTTGATGGCGATCGGGACGAACCGCACCCTCTCGACCCAGCGCAGCGGCGACGGCAGCGTCCGGGTCAACCTGACGGTGCGCGGCGACGAGGACTGGTTCACCACCTCGGGCATCCCGTTCGACGACCCCGCCGCCGCCCGCGAGGAGCTCAAGCAGCTGTACACGGGCTGGGCGCCGGAGTTCGTCGAGCTGGTGGACGCGACGACCGGCCCGCTCGCGCAGGTCAGGGTGGCCGCGCTGCCGGTGGGGCTGAGCTGGGAGAACGTCCCGGGAGTGACGCTGCTCGGGGACGCCGCGCACCTGATGTCGCCGTTCGCCGGCCTGGGCGCGAACCTGGCGATGATCGACGGCGCGGAGCTGGCGCTGGCGATCGCGGCGGGCACGCCGATCGCGGGCTTCGAGGCGAAAATGCAGGCCCGTGCGGCCGAAGCCGCCGCGGAGTCGGCCGCGAACCTCGAGGTGTTCCTGTCCCCGCGTGGCGCCGAGGGCGTGGCGGAGCTGATGAGCCGCTGA
- a CDS encoding YciI family protein, protein MRYLLMIAGEEPTEEQKTAGCGGWTDELRDRGADLVGGGGLHPPATATTVRVRDGGVQLSDGPFAESKEQIGGYAVIDCTDLDEAVYLASRHPAATYGSIEVRPMLG, encoded by the coding sequence GTGCGCTACCTGCTGATGATCGCCGGTGAAGAGCCGACCGAAGAGCAGAAGACCGCCGGCTGCGGCGGCTGGACCGACGAGCTGCGCGACCGCGGCGCCGACCTCGTCGGTGGCGGGGGCCTGCACCCACCAGCCACCGCCACCACCGTCCGCGTCCGTGACGGCGGCGTCCAGCTCAGCGACGGCCCGTTCGCCGAGAGCAAGGAGCAGATCGGCGGCTACGCCGTGATCGACTGCACCGACCTCGACGAAGCCGTCTATCTCGCTTCCCGCCACCCCGCCGCCACCTACGGCAGCATCGAAGTCCGCCCCATGCTGGGCTGA
- a CDS encoding response regulator receiver protein codes for MPEEAVIEDRTTTALCGFRECRAPLPPPGPRGGRPFEFCPDRRWPGDRTCKQLAAADQALRDALGDSVSHVGLKDAAAEFTRAAAGLGEPLQTLRNALDSVAARAQDEVTAALTRAEQAEARATEADGLRQAADARTAEAEQAVNTAEDYAHQQQELAMAADARVAEAVKARKAAELAQARAEAVATGAVERADLAAEETRAERARADRLTAELAERSEQLAVRAAERDAALTSLAQARTRADETRESLTAQLTQSAAELTEARARAEELENRRHTTEREHRAESATAAETLAEERRRAAVLSDRLVESHARHTQEQDALRDKLTRVHQLVLAEPAEERDLRGELLTELLTLRTDGGSDSPPR; via the coding sequence GTGCCTGAAGAAGCCGTGATCGAGGACCGGACCACCACCGCGCTGTGCGGGTTCCGTGAGTGCCGAGCACCGTTGCCGCCGCCGGGGCCGCGGGGCGGGCGGCCGTTCGAGTTCTGCCCGGACCGCCGCTGGCCCGGAGACCGGACCTGCAAACAGCTCGCCGCCGCGGACCAGGCGTTGCGGGACGCGCTGGGCGACTCGGTGTCGCACGTGGGCCTCAAGGACGCCGCCGCCGAGTTCACCCGCGCCGCCGCCGGGCTGGGGGAGCCGCTTCAGACGTTGCGTAACGCGCTGGACAGCGTCGCCGCCCGCGCGCAGGACGAGGTGACGGCCGCGCTGACCCGCGCCGAGCAGGCCGAGGCCCGCGCCACCGAAGCCGACGGGTTACGGCAAGCGGCGGACGCGCGTACCGCGGAAGCGGAACAAGCCGTGAACACCGCCGAGGATTACGCGCACCAGCAGCAGGAGCTGGCCATGGCTGCGGACGCCCGCGTCGCCGAGGCCGTCAAGGCGCGCAAGGCCGCCGAGCTGGCGCAGGCGCGCGCCGAAGCCGTGGCCACCGGGGCTGTCGAGCGCGCCGACCTGGCCGCGGAAGAGACCCGCGCCGAACGGGCCCGTGCGGACCGGCTGACCGCGGAGCTGGCCGAGCGTTCCGAGCAGCTCGCCGTCCGCGCCGCCGAACGCGACGCGGCCCTGACGAGCCTCGCCCAGGCGCGCACCCGCGCCGACGAGACCCGCGAATCACTGACCGCGCAGCTCACCCAGTCGGCCGCGGAGCTGACCGAGGCCCGCGCGCGGGCCGAGGAGCTGGAGAATCGCCGTCACACCACCGAACGCGAGCACCGCGCGGAATCCGCGACCGCGGCGGAAACGCTGGCCGAGGAGCGCCGCCGCGCCGCCGTCCTGTCCGACCGGCTGGTGGAGAGCCACGCCCGGCACACGCAGGAGCAGGACGCCCTGCGCGACAAACTGACCCGGGTGCACCAGCTCGTCCTCGCCGAACCCGCCGAGGAGCGTGACCTCCGCGGTGAGCTGCTGACCGAGCTGCTCACCCTCCGTACCGATGGAGGATCTGACTCCCCACCACGCTGA
- a CDS encoding anthrone oxygenase family protein yields MFSVSGVVLVAAIVAAGLIAGLFYAYAVSVMPGLARADDHTFVTAMRQINVAIVNGWFLLTFLGAPLLAAAAAALHLPADRRAALPWLIAGFVLLLVMVVITGAVNIPMNNALENGTASLAELRARFETGWVRWNLLRALVSTAGFGCLLGGWLARGR; encoded by the coding sequence ATGTTCTCGGTGTCCGGAGTGGTCCTGGTGGCGGCGATCGTCGCGGCGGGGCTGATCGCGGGTCTGTTCTACGCGTACGCGGTGTCGGTGATGCCCGGGCTGGCGCGGGCGGACGACCACACGTTCGTCACCGCGATGCGGCAGATCAACGTCGCGATCGTCAACGGCTGGTTCCTGCTCACCTTCCTCGGCGCGCCCCTGCTGGCCGCCGCGGCCGCGGCGTTGCACCTGCCCGCGGACCGGCGTGCGGCGCTGCCGTGGCTGATCGCGGGTTTTGTGCTGCTGCTGGTCATGGTCGTGATCACGGGGGCGGTGAACATCCCGATGAACAACGCGCTGGAGAACGGCACCGCGAGCCTGGCCGAGCTGCGGGCCCGGTTCGAGACCGGCTGGGTGCGCTGGAACCTGCTGCGCGCGCTGGTGTCGACGGCCGGCTTCGGGTGCCTGCTCGGCGGGTGGCTGGCGCGGGGTCGCTGA